A genome region from Anastrepha obliqua isolate idAnaObli1 chromosome 4, idAnaObli1_1.0, whole genome shotgun sequence includes the following:
- the LOC129246038 gene encoding putative methyltransferase C9orf114: protein MAPAPPGSEPPKSWKKINEERKALKKQRKQEKLLKDLEKNAKSELDAAEPAEKPKLQPSTISIAVPGSILENAQSAELRSYVAGQIARAACIFRVHEVIVFDDVGVATARETQRNYDADDAEDATNGDGSTAVTVRKSCLQLARILQYLECPQYLRKFFFPLHKDLQYSGLLNPLDTPHHLRQQNVFLYREGIICDKKAKDGFSYVNAGLLNDVLVNKAIEAGVRVTVKLDNVRDNSKKLRGTVVSPDEPRRETGIYWGYTVRIAHSLAEIFTKSPYSGGYDLTVGTSDRGTNVHEVPNRSYKFNHLLLVFGGLKGLEAALANDDKLNVDDPALLFDHYVNVLPRQGSRTIRTEEALLIALAALQEKLLPNVPEVEEKLDEYELPRSDYTGIRPDVMKSNKNSKKRQFSDNAGEHEHAEVASQQEQTKFEEKMSPKKAKKSKHNGSLTATEIEVKPKSKIMKQFNKGLNMDGNDDDFEVVPANDSKSTVASKDLGDLSRFD from the exons ATGGCGCCAGCACCACCGGGCAGTGAACCACCAAaatcatggaaaaaaataaatgaggagCGAAAAGCTCTGAAAAAGCAACGCAAGCAAGAGAAATTGCTTAAAGATTTGgagaaaaatgcaaaatctGAATTGGATGCAGCAGAACCTGCGGAAAAGCCTAAGTTGCAACCTTCAACTATTAGCATTGCCGTCCCCGGTTCCATACTCGAGAATGCACAATCGGCTGAGCTGCGTTCATACGTAGCCGGTCAGATAGCGCGCGCAGCGTGTATTTTCCGCGTGCATGAAGTGATTGTGTTCGACGATGTAGGCGTGGCTACGGCACGGGAAACACAGCGCAACTATGATGCAGACGATGCCGAAGATGCAACAAATGGTGACGGCTCAACAGCAGTAACAGTGCGGAAAAGTTGCCTGCAATTGGCACGTATTCTACAATACTTGGAGTGTCCACAGTATCTCCGCAAGTTCTTTTTCCCTCTACATAAAGATCTACAATACTCCGGTCTATTGAATCCATTGGATACGCCACATCATTTGCGACAACAGAATGTTTTCCTCTATCGCGAAGGTATTATTTGtgataaaaaagcaaaagacGGATTTTCCTATGTCAATGCTGGTTTACTGAATGATGTGCTGGTTAATAAGGCAATCGAAGCGGGTGTACGGGTAACAGTCAAACTGGACAACGTGCGAG ataaCAGCAAAAAACTGCGCGGCACTGTAGTTAGTCCAGATGAACCGCGTCGCGAAACTGGCATCTACTGGGGCTACACAGTGCGCATTGCACATTCATTGGCAGAAATATTTACTAAATCACCTTATTCTGGCGGCTATGACCTAACTGTTGGCACATCAGATCGCGGTACCAATGTGCATGAGGTGCCGAATCGTTCATACAAATTCAACCATCTTCTTCTTGTATTTGGTGGGCTCAAGGGCCTCGAAGCTGCGCTGGCAAATGATGACAAACTAAATGTAGATGATCCAGCGCTACTTTTTGATCATTATGTGAATGTGTTGCCACGTCAAGGATCGCGCACAATACGCACAGAAGAGGCATTGTTAATTGCATTGGCAGCGTTGCAGGAAAAATTGCTGCCCAACGTGCCGGAAGTAGAGGAAAAACTTGACGAATATGAACTGCCGCGCAGTGATTACACAGGCATACGACCCGATGTaatgaaaagcaataaaaatagtaaaaaacgtcaattTTCGGATAATGCTGGCGAACACGAGCATGCTGAAGTTGCATCTCAGCAGGAACAGACAAAGTTTGAAGAGAAAATGTCACCGAAAAAGGCGAAAAAGAGTAAACATAATGGATCTTTGACTGCCACGGAAATTGAAGTAAAACCAAAGTCGAAAATAATGAAGCAATTCAATAAGGGCTTAAACATGGATGGAAATGATGACGACTTTGAAGTGGTGCCAGCTAATGATAGCAAATCAACGGTAGCGTCGAAAGATTTGGGTGATTTGAGTCGCTTTGATTAG